The nucleotide window TCGTGTTGATGGCGATCCCGGGGTACGCCATCGCCGCCGTCGGGGGCGCGCTGTTCGGCCCGGTCGTCGGCCTCGGCCTCACGATGATCGGCGTCACCGTCGGGAGTACGATCGCCTTCCTGATCGCCCGTCGGTGGGGCCGACCGATCGTCGAGCGGATGATCGAAGAAGACGCCCTCGAACGGTTCGACGAGTTCGCCCAGAGCGCTGGCACGCCCGGCCTGTTCCTGTTCGTGTTCATCCCCGTGCTCCCGGAGGACGTGATCAGTTTCGTCGCGGGGATGGCCGAGTTCAAACTCTCGACGTTCGTCGCGGTGATGTTCTTCGGTCGCCTGCCCGCGGCGGCAGTCGCCGTCTTCGCGGGGTCGAGTTTCGCCAGCGGGGAACTGCTCGAAGCGGGCCTCTGGGCGATGGTGTTGATCGTCTTCTCGGGGTACACCTACTACTACCGCGACGAACTCCTGGAGTACGCGAGTCGGCTGTGAGCGATCGGTGTGGGGAAGGATTTTGCCCGTTCCCACCACAACGAAAACCACGATGAGTCCCGACGACCGGCGAATCGATTCCACGGGGCGACTCACGATCCCGAAAGCGATGCGGGATCGTCTCGGGATCGACACCGGCGATCGCGTCACTATCGAAATCGACGACGCGTTCGTCATCCGGCCCCAGACCGACCGCGAGGAGTTCGTCACCACGATGGAGGGGTGTATCACGGCCGAGACCCGCCGCGAGTCCGCTCGACCGATCTCGCCGGCGGAGTTGAGAGCAGACTGGACCTCTGACCGTCCCGACGAACGATCGCTGTGAGTGGCTCGTCGTCGATCCCGCCGACCGCGTAGCCCCAGACACAACGGATCCACGCGTTCGGGTGCGACGGGCGGCCACGGCGTTCACACCGCCCCCAGCTATTTGGAGCCTGACCCTCCAAGGGGAGTCCGATGGTCGGACTGCCCGCCGCTCTCGGTCTCCTCGCGGTCACCCCCGCGATCATCTGGATCGGCAGTACCTTCTTCGAGCAGTCCGCCGGACGCCTGAGCAAACACTACGGCCTGCCGGTCGCCGTCCACGGCGCGATCGTGCTCGCGGTCGGATCGAGCGTTCCCGAGATCAGTTCGATCGTCATCAGCACGGTCGTCCACGGCGAGTTCGCGCTCGGCGTCGGCGCGATCGTCGGGAGTGCGATCTTCAACCTGCTGGTGATCCCCGCGCTCTCGGGGCTCACCAGCGAGAGCCTCGAAGCCACGCGGGATATCGTCCACAAGGACGCCCAGTTTTACATCATCAGCGTGCTCGTGCTCTTCGTCGTCTTCGCGCTGGGGGCGACGTACGTCCCGGGCGGGACGAACGAGGCCGCGATCTTGACGCCCGCACTGGTCGTCCTCCCCTTGCTCACCTACGGCGTCTACGTCTTTTTACACCAGCAAGACGCGAGCGCCCACGTCGCGCCGGACGGGCCGGCGATCGCACCGATTCGGGAGTGGGCCACGCTCGCGGGCGCGCTCGTCGTCATCGCCGTCGGCGTCGAGGGCATCGTCCGCGCGGCGCTCTCGCTCGGCGCGCTCTTCGAGACCCCCACCTTCCTCTGGGGCGTAACCGTCATCGCCGCCGCGACGAGTCTGCCCGACGCGTTCGTCAGCATCCGGGCCGCTCGAAACGACGACAGCGTCACCAGCCTGACGAACGTCCTCGGGTCGAACACGTTCAACCTGCTCGTCGCCATCCCCGTCGGCGTCCTCCTCGCGGGGACGGCGACGATCGACTTCCGGGTGGCGGTCCCGACGATGGGGTTTCTGGGGGTCGCGACGCTCGTCTTCGTCGTCTTCACGCGGACGGACCTCGAGTTGACCGACCGCGAGGCGATCGGCTTCCTCGCGCTGTACGGCCTCTTCCTGGTGTGGATGATCCTCGAGTCGATCGGTGCGATCGAGACGGTCCGCGGGATCTGACCGACCCCCACGGTATTTACGACCGGCGACGAAACTGACGACCCGGTCATGGCGGTCGCACAGCTGGGTCAGATAGCGGGACTCCTCGCGGAATCGCCGCTCACCGTGGACATGCTGGTCGTGTTCGCGATCATCGCCGTCGCGCTCGTGCTGTTCGTCTGGCAGCCGATCCCGATCGACACGACGGCGATCGCCGTCATGGTCGCGTTGATCGTCCTCGAACCCTGGACCGGGGTGACGCCCGCCGACGGCGTCTCGGGATTCTCGAACCCCGCGACGGTGACCGTCCTCGCGATGTTCGTGTTGAGCGAGGGGGTCCGGCGAACGGGGGCGGTTCAGATCCTCACGCGGGCGATATCGAAATACACCGGCGACAGCGACCTCAAGCAGTTGCTCGCGGTGATCGGCCTCGGGGGGCCACCGGCGGGCTTTATCAACAACACCCCGATCGTCGCGATCTTGATCCCGGCGGTCAACGAGATCGCCCGCAAGGCCGACACCTCACCGTCGAAGCTGTTGATGCCACTCTCCTTTGCGGCGATGATGGGCGGGACACTCACCCTGATCGGGACCTCGACGAACCTGCTCGCGAGTGACGTCTGGGCGCGCCAGGGCGGGCCCGCCGCCGCGCCGTTTACGATGTTCGAGTTCACCCAGCTCGGCGTCGTCGTCTTCGCCGTCGGCGTCGTCTATCTGCTGACCGTCGGGCGATACCTGACGCCAGCGCGCATCAGCCCCGCCGGCTCGCGCGAGGAGTTCGGGCTCTCGGAGTATCTCACCGACGTGGTCGTCCGAGAGGGGTCGCCGCTGGCCGGCACGACCGTGCGCGAGATCCACCGCACCGACGAGTTCGCGATCGAGGTGTTCCAGATCGTCCGCGACGGCCACACGATCGCCCACGATCTCAGCACGCAGCGACTCCAGGCGGGCGACATCCTCGCCGTCCGGACCGACGAGGACACGATCCAGCGCGTGCTCGACGCCGACGGCCTGGACCTGCTCGCGGACGTCATAGACGACATCGAGGACGAACGATCGGCAGACATTCGCGACGCCGTCGTCGGCGACATGGGAGACGCCGACCGGCCACGCGACACCGACGCGGACCGCGACACCGCCGCGAACGATAGCGACGACGAGGCCGTCATGACCGAAGTCGTCCTCCTGCCGGGGTCGTGGCTCTCGGGCCGGGCGTATCGCATCGCCGATTTCGAACACCAGTACGATCTGAGCGTGCTCGCGGTCCGTCGGGGCAGCGAGGTGATCCGCAAGCGCATGCGCGACGTGAGACTCCGCGGCGGCGACACCCTGCTGATCCAGGCCTCGGGGCCGACCGTCGAGGAGTTACGTACCGCCCGGAACGTCGTCGTCTCGGGCAACGACGACTGGGAGTCGTTCGACCGCCGGAAGATTCCGATCGCGGTCGGGATCGTCGGTGGCGTCGTCGCACTCGCCGCCCTCGACGTCCTCCCGATCATGGTGAGTGCGCTCGCGGGCATCGTCGCGATGATCGTCACCGGCTGTCTCCGGCCCGCAGACGCCTACGACGCCGTCAGCTGGGACGTGATCTTCCTGCTCGCGGGCGTGATCCCGCTCGGCATCGCGATGGAGCAGTCGGGCGCGGCGGCGCTGCTGGGGACGATGATCGTCGGCGTGGGCGATCTACTCCCACCGCTGGCCATGCTCGGGGTGTTCTACCTCTTTACCGCGGTGCTCACCAACGTGATCAGCAACAACGCCAGCGTCGTGTTGATGATCCCGATCGCCATCGACGCGGCCGTCAGCCTCGGCGCGAACCCGTTTTCGTTCGTGCTCGCGGTGACGTTCGCCGCCTCGACGGCGTTCATGACGCCCGTCGGCTACCAGACGAATCTGATGGTCTACGGGCCCGGTGGCTACCGATTCGGTGATTTCGTCCGGGTGGGACTCCCCTTGCAACTGTTGCTTACGATCGTGACGCCACTCGCGATTGCGTACTTCTGGGGCGTGTGAGTGGAGAGAGGGCCGTCCGGGCGTCGAAACGTCTTTACAATTTCGTACACATTGTATACACGTGAGCACGATACGCGTCTCCGACGACGTCAAAGAGCGGTTACGGGACCTGAAACGTGACGACGAGTCGTTCGACGACCTGCTGGATCGACTCAGTCGCCAGGACACCGACGTCGACGAGATCGCGGGCTGTCTGGCCTTTGCGGACGATGATGGCGACCTTCTGGATCGGATGGACGACGCCCACGACGAGTTGAGCGATTCGCTGGACGGACACGTTGGACGATGATCGTCCTCGACAGGGACGTTCTGGCGAAAATTTCCGGACGAGACGTCGACCAGGGCGTCCTCAACCATTGCCGACAGTACAGCCGAGAGGAGTGGACGATTCCAGCGATCGTCGCCTGGGAGTCGTACAAAGCGGTGTCGGAACGGTCACAGAAGCGACGTGTCCAGCGGGCACTGGCCGACAACTTCGATCGGATTCTCGACCTGACCGACGACGCTGGTCTCGAAGCCGCCGCACTCGACGAGAGCCTCTCAGCGCAGGGCGTCACACTCGACACCGCCGATCTCCTGAATCTCGCAATCGCCCACGAGGCCGGCGGCACGTTCGTCACCCACAACGCCAACGACTTCGATACGCCACCAGTTCACGACCTCGTCGATATCGACGTCGTGACCGGCGACTCAACCTGACCCGGGAGAATCGCGACTCCGTTCCGTGTCACCGATGATCGAAGGGGACGAGCGTTGGACTCCGTCCAACGAACCACACGGGCGCTGAGGGACTGAGCGAAGCCGAAGGCTTCGCGAGGGTCGTCGCGGCCGCTGAATGACGAGCAATGCGAGGAACGAAGCGGCTGCGACGGGACTGAGCGGCGACTCCGTCGCCGCGAGGGTTGAGGGACGCTTGCGTCCCTCAGGACTGAGCGAACGCGTTGCGTTCGCGATGATCGAACGACGCGTGCGTCGGTCGGGATTTGAACCACCTGCACTTCGCTCACTTCGTTCGCTCGTGCCGTCGTTCAAATCCTTCAGTGCCGGTTCGCTCGTTTCTCACTCCGTTCGAAAACTCGCTGTCTCCGAAAATCGAAGATTTTCGGGATGAGCGTTGGACTTTGTCCAACGAACCACACGGGCGCTGAGGGATTTGAACCGAAGCCAGACGTGCTCGCTCCGCTGCGCGCGACTGGCAGGGTTCAAATCCGCAGTGCCGGTTCGTTCGCCGGTTCGCTGGCTCACGGCCATGCCGTTCGCCGTTCCGAGGCTCTCACTTCGTTCGAGCCTCGCTATCGCTCACCGGCTCACTGCACGGGCGCTGAGGGATTTGAACCCCCGGCAACTTGGTTCGAAGCCAAGCACTCTGTCCAGGCTGAGCTAAGCGCCCTTATCCGAGCCAAAACACGCGCAGGGATAAAACCCACCATCCCGCCGTCCGCCACACCTATGACAGTGGGCGTTCCCTGTCCACACATGTCACTCTCTGACGACGCGATCACCGACCTGCTCGCATCGGCCGAAACGATCGCCGTGGTCGGCTGTTCGAGCACGCCCGGTAAGGCCGCCCACGACGTCCCGAAGTATCTCGACGGGCACGGCTACAACATCCTGCCAGTCAACCCGTTCGCCGACGAGATCCTGGGCCGCGAGGCCGTCGATTCGCTCGCCGACATCGACGAATCGGTCGACATCGTCGACGTGTTCCGCCCGAGCGACGAAGTCCCGGAGATCATCGACAGTGCGCTCGACAATACGGACGATGCGGCGATCTGGCTGCAACTCGGTATCGATCACCCCAATGCCGTCGAACGCGCCAGAGCGGCGGGCCGGTCGGTCGTCGCCGATCGGTGCATGAAGATCGAACACGGCCGCCTGATCGAAACCTAACGCTCGTCGCTCGCGCTGTCGGTACTCTCGGCGGGCGAGTCGGGCGTGGCCTCGTCGCTCCCGCCGTCTGAATCCTCGTCCGCGTCCCCCTCCGCGGACTCGTCGTCCGCGTCCACGTCCTCGATCGACGCCTCGGCGATGATCGCGTCGGGATCGAGCCCCTGCTCGGCGGCGATCGCCTCGATGAGCGCACGATTTTCCGCGACGTCTCGGTCGAGGCCGTCGACGGTGTCGGCAGTCGTGTTGAGCTTCTTGCGGATCTCGATGACGTGCTCGCGGAGTTCGACCATCCGCTCGTACAGCTCCTCGGCGACCTCGACCATCTTCTGGACGCGTTTCGCCGTGTCGGTGAGTGCCATTGTCGGATCGAGGCGGTCGACCCCTGTGGCCCTTTCGGTGGCCCGCCGTCGAGCGAAAGGTCCTTGAGGGGAGCCGGCGGAGTGTGGAGTGGACTAGGCCGGGCGGCCAGGCCCCGCCCCTCGCCCGCATGATGGTCTTGAGCGGGGGCCGAACACCGGAGACGTCGGATCCGCCGGGTGCGGACCCCGGCCCCAACCGTGGAAGCCTCGTCCCGCGGGGGCAGCGGTCCACGTCGGCTCGCCTGCAGGGGCGACTCGGCGTGGTTGATCGGCGCCAGCCCGTCAGGCGCGGAAGCGAGCAGCGGAGCGCCGGACACCTGTCGCTCGCGGGGTTGCGGGGTGGAGGGACGGGCCGGGACTACCCGCACCCGAACGATCCGGCAACTCCGGCCGTCCACTCCCATTCATCGCGACATCGACCGACGAGCGGTCGCTCCGTGTCGGTTGCGCGCGCCGGGAATTCGATCGCAGCGCGTCCCATCACTCGGTCTCGAACGCCGCGCCCTCGACGGTCAGCCCGCCGCTGACCGTGCGATTCGGATACGGGATGTCGATGCCGGCGTCGTCGAATCGCTCTTTGACGCTGGCGGTGTACTCGCCGCGGATCCGCACCACGTCCGACCGACTCGGATCACCGATCCAGACCCGCGACTGGAGGACGACCGACGAGTCACCGAGTTCGGTCACCCGCACCGAGGGGTCGGGGGTCGCGAGCACGTCCGGGTGGGCCTCGGCCTCGTCGAGGACGATGTCGGTCGCAGCGTCGATGTCGTCGTCGTACCCGATGCCAAAGTCGACTTTGACGCGCAACCGGTCGGCGTCGACCGGGTTCTTGATGACGCCGTCGGTGAGGTGGCTGTTCGGGACCGTCAGCAGTTCGTTGTCGAACGTCCGGACGCGGGTCACCCGGAGGCTGATGTCCTCGACGCGCCCGCTGTAATCGTCCCACTCGATCCAATCACCGATGCGGAACGGCCGATCGGTGAAGATGAACACGCCCGCCGCGAGGTTTTTCATCACGTCCTGCAGGGCGAACCCGATCGCGAGCGTCCCGGCGGCGGCGATGGTCGCGAGCGACTGGAGGAAGCTTCCGAAGCCCGCGAGGCCGAAGGCGACCGCGACCGCGACGAACAGAACGGCGATGTTGACGAGTTTGATCAGGGGTTTCCGGGCGTGTGCGTCGAGATTCCGGGCCTGCAGGACACGGCCGATCGCCGGCGCGACGACCGCCCGGCCCACGATCACGAGTGCCACGAAGACGGCGAAGAAGGTGAGTGCGCTGCCGATCTCGGCGGCATAGGGCAGCCCTGCCGCGTCGAGCGTCTGGCCGATCGGGCCCGCCGTGACGTTGGTGTCGAGGACGCTCATTCGTAGACGGCGGTGTGCCCTCTCGTCTCGACGAGATCCGCGCCGGCGCGGTCGGCCAGGTCGGCCGCCAACTCGTCGGTGGTCGTTCCGCCCCGTGCCGCGCGGTGGAAGCGGACCTTGACGAACGCGCGATCGTCGAGTTGGGCCGCGAGTTCCTCGACGGCGGGGTCGAGGCCACGCTTGCCCACCCAGAGGCTCACGTCGAGGTCGTGAATCTGCTGGCGTCGATCGGTCATACGGGGTTCACCCGATGCAGATGTGAATAGCTTTCGGCGCGGGCGCGCCACCGGGCCGACGACGGACGATAGTTTTTCCCGCCAGCGCTCCAACGTGGGGAGTATGTCCCGCTGGGAGTGTGCCATCGAGGGCGACGATCGGACCTTCGATCGGGTCGAAGACCTGATCGTCCACCAGGCCAGCGCGCACGAGCACGTCGAGTGCAAGGTCTGCGGGACCGTCCTGCCCGACGGCTACTTCGCGATTCGCCACGCCTTCGAGGAACACACCCGGGCGGACTACGTGCGGGCCTACGACGCGACGGCCGCCGAGGTCCGCCGTCGCGAACAGGTCAAACAGGTCGTCGAGTCCGCCGCCGACATCCGCGAGGTCGTCGACCGCCTGGAGGGCGGCGACGGCACGCTCTAATTTTCAGCCGCCGATCGGCTCAGTCCGCCGCGGTCGCGGGGAGTTCCGACTCGACAGCGAGTCGTTCGTCCGCATCGCAGACGAGCGCCCGAGCGTCGCTGTGCGATTCGACCGCATCGGCGAACTCGTCGGTGTCCACCTCGATCGGCGGGAACGAGTCGTAGTGCATCGGGAGCGCGAGATCGGCTCCGACCCAGTCGACGGCGATCGCGGCCTGCTCGGGCCCCATCGTGAAGTGATCGCCGATCGGCACGGCCGCGACGTCCGGTTCGAGGAACTCGCCGATCACGTCGGCCATCTCGCTCATCAGCGCGGTATCGCCAGCATGGTAAAACACCGGATCGTCGTCGGCCGCGAGCGGCGGGGCCGCACCGATCAGATAGCCCGCGGGCATCCCACCGGTGGCGTCGGGCGCGGTCTCCATGCCGTTGGAGTGGTCCGCGCGATGCATCGTCACGTGAGCGTCGCCCAGTTCGATCGTCCCACCGAGGTTGAACCCGATCGTCTCGCCGATGTCGAACGCCTGCTCGCAGTAGCCCACGACCTCGGGCGTGCCCGCGACCGGGCAGTCGTAGGCCCCCACGTCGGCGATGTGGTCGGCGTGACCGTGGGTCAGGAGGACGTAGTCGGGATCCACGTCGGTCGGGTCCGCGTCGGTCTTGGGATTGTCGAAGAACGGATCGATCAGCAGCGTCGTCGAGTCTATCTCGACACGCCAGGTCGAGTGGCCGAACCAGGTAAGCTCCATAGGCGGCGGTCGGGGCGGATCGCACTTAATCGTTGAGTGGTCCAGTCGAGCGAAGTGGGCGAGATCGGCGGATCACCGCCCCGATGTCATCCGAGCAACTCCCGAATCCGGCGTTCGAACAGTTCCTCCAGAGCGATCCAGAGGATCTCGGTCGGAATCGTCGGGTCGAACGACGACGCCTCGTGGTGAGTGTCCGAAGCGTCCGGCACCTGGTACTGGAAGTGGACCGGACCGAGGTCGGGATGATCCGCGTCGCGGTGGTACCCACAGTTGAACCCCGTGTTCGGATCGGCGTAATGAATGCGATAGAACTGCTCGTCACCCCGAAACCGCCACTCCACGTCGAGTGTGGGATCGGCAGGACCCGTCGACGGCCGGACGCGATCGGCCGCGACAGTCGCTCGAAGAGACCGTTTCACGATGCTGTCCGGTTCGTAGGTGACGGTCGTGATTTCTGGCTGGCGTTCGAGTACGTCCCTGAGCCCGCGATAGACCGTCGTATCGATCGTCCCTGGCAGACTCATATCAGACCGACAGTGCGTCTCGCTCGCTCGCCCAGTCGTACTCGTTGAGCGCGGCCCTGAGGACTGGCTGACGGTCGGCGAGATGTTCCCACTCGCTGGCGATATCGCGGCGGCGATCGATCTCGTCGATCGCGTCGAGGTCTGCGATCGACGCGCGGAGTTCGCCCGGCGTATCGACCCCGAACTCGTCTTTCCAGTCGGCGATCGACGATCGAATCGACACGAGAGAACTCGTCAGTGCCTCACGGTCGTGTTCGCGCTGGAGGGTCGCGATCTCCCGGTAAGTCGCCATCAACTGGTCGATACAGTAGCGTCGCTGGCCGTCTTGCTCGACGACACGCAGCACGTCGTCCTCGACGAGTTGGTCGAGATACTTCCGGGCGGTCTTGGCGGAGACGTCAGTTTCGTCGGCGACCCACGCCGCCGTCCGCGGCGTCCGAAGCGTCCGCGCGGCCGCCCGGACACGCTCTCCGCGTGTCAACTCGGTTCGGTCGCCAGATGGCTCGTCGGTCACGTTCGTGTAGAGGTGGCCCGCGAACAAATATACATCGCCGGGGAAATATACGAATCGCGCCCACGACACTCTGCGTCGGTCACACTCGAACGTCCGGTCGGGTCGGATGCGATCGAACCGACGGCCGGTCACCCTCGGGTCAGTCCTCGTGTCTGAGGTACCCCACGACGAACACGATTCCCGCACCGACAGCGATCGTGAGATGGGCGAGTACTTGCCACCCGTTGAAGCCGGCGGCGAGAAGGGCGAGACCCGCCCCCAGGTACAGCGCCAAGGCGCTGGCGACGGCGAGATCGATGATCGTCCACCCCTCGTCGATCGATTGCTGAGATTCGAAGACGACCTTGAACCCGACACTGACGAACAGGAGCGTGAGGACAGCCCCGAAGACGACCCCCGGCCTGAACAGCGGTTGTCCAGCACCGATGTCGTCCCCATGGGTGACGGCGAACGCTCCTCCGGCGATCACGACGATGGCAATTGCGAGTGACGTTTGTTTGAGTCCGATATCCATGAGTTCGCGTTACTGCGGTACAACAGTATCCCGTAGCGTCGAGACCCCGTTCGACCGTCACTGCGTGACGTAGCCGCCGTCGATCACCATCGACTCGCCGGTGACGAAGGAGGCGTCGTCCGAGCAGAGCCAGACCGCGGCGTCACCGATCTCCTCGGGATCACCCAGGCGGCCCATCGGCGTCGCGTCCGCGGCCGCGTCCGCCGTGTCGGAGTCGTCGGTCATCGGCGTCCGGATCACACCCGGACAGATGGCGTTGACCCGGACGCCGTCGGCGGCGAATTCCAGCGCGGCGGACTTCGTCAGGCCGAGCACGCCGTGTTTGCTCGCGACGTAGGGGCTCAGACCGGGAAAACCGACGACGCCAGCGATCGAGGCGGTGTTGACGATCGACCCACCGCCCGATTCGAGCATCGCGGGGATCTGGGCGCGCATCGAGCAGAACACGCCCTTGAGATTCACGCCGATGACCGACTCCCAGTTGTCCATCGGTTGGTCGGCAGTCGCGCCGCTTTCCCCGTCGATGCCAGCGTTGTTGAACGCGAAGTCGAGACCGCCGTAGGTGTCGACGGTCGCCTCGACGAGCGCCTCGACGCTTTCCTCGTCGCTCACGTCGGTCTCGACGAACGTCGCCTCACCGCCCGCCGATTCGATGTCCGCGACGGTCTGCTGGCCGTCCTGGACGTTCACGTCCGCGACGACGACCCGTGCGCCTTCGGCGGCGAATCGCTGTGCGGCGGCGTCTCCGATCCCTGTGCTCGCGCCCGTGACGATCGTGACTGCTCCATCGAGTCCGTCCATACGATCGAAGGGGGGACGGGCCAGAGAATAATAGTTTCGGCAGTGACAGGGAGGGGCGATCAGACTCGGTCTTCGAGCGCGCTCGCGACCCGGACGATCGTCGGTTCGCCGAACGCGGGGCCGACGAACTGCGCGCCGACCGGGAGGCCGTCGGTCTCGCCTGCGGGCACGCTGATCGCGGGCAGGTTCGCCAGATTCACAGGCGTCGTGTTCGCGTCCGCGAGATACATTGTGAGCGGATCGTCCAGACTCTCCCCGCGTTCCATCGGCGGGACCGGCATCGTCGGCGACGCCAACACGTCGACCTCGTCGAAGACGGCGTCGAAGTCCTGTTTGATCCACGCGCGGGCCTCCTGGGCCTGTTTGTAGTACTTGTCGTGATAGCCCGCCGAGAGCGCATACGTGCCCAGCAGGATCCGACGGATCACTTCCTCGCCGAAGCCCTCCGCACGGGTCGCGCCGAACGATTCGTTCCAGTTGCCCGATTTCCCGGCGTCGTGGCCGAAGCGGACGCCGTCGAACCGCGCGAGGTTCGACGAGGCTTCCGACATCGCGATGACGTAGTACGCGGCGACGGCGTGTTCGAGACTCGGGAGTTCGACCTCCCGGATCGTCGCGCCAGCGTCGGAGAGGCAGTCAATGGCGTCCTCGAACGTCCCGACGACACCCGCGTCGGCCCCGTCGAGCAGGTCGGTCACCACACCGATGGTGAGATTCGCGACCGATCCGTCGGCGGCGTCGGCGAAGCCATAGGCGGGCGCAGGGCCAGCGGGGTCGGCCCCCGTCGCGGTGTCGTAGTGGTCGCTGGCGTCGCGCGTCGTCGCGTCCCGGTCGTCCGGCCCCGCGATGACGTCCAGCGCGAGCGCCGCGTCTTCGACGCTCTCCGCGATCGGGCCGATCTGTTCG belongs to Halococcoides cellulosivorans and includes:
- the gatA gene encoding Asp-tRNA(Asn)/Glu-tRNA(Gln) amidotransferase subunit GatA; translated protein: MDSNAYVTRERIDADGSGALADREVAVKDNISTAGVRTTAGSTMLAEYVPPYSATVVERLRAAGAAIVGKTNMDEFGMGTTTETSAFGAVENPVAEGHVPGGSSGGSAAAVADGDVPIALGSDTGGSVRCPAAFTGTVGIKPTYGLVSRYGLIAYANSLEQIGPIAESVEDAALALDVIAGPDDRDATTRDASDHYDTATGADPAGPAPAYGFADAADGSVANLTIGVVTDLLDGADAGVVGTFEDAIDCLSDAGATIREVELPSLEHAVAAYYVIAMSEASSNLARFDGVRFGHDAGKSGNWNESFGATRAEGFGEEVIRRILLGTYALSAGYHDKYYKQAQEARAWIKQDFDAVFDEVDVLASPTMPVPPMERGESLDDPLTMYLADANTTPVNLANLPAISVPAGETDGLPVGAQFVGPAFGEPTIVRVASALEDRV